The Blastocatellia bacterium genome includes the window ATCCACGAGAGCAAAATCGCGATGGCGAATGATTGAGCAAAGTCCTTCTCTTTTTGACTGCGTTGCGTCAGACTAAGCGTCACGGCTGTGCTGGAGACCAATCCGCCCAGCAGTCCGGTCAGCGATAGGCCACGACGAGGTCCAACCCACTTGATGAGCACATAACCTAGAAAGCTGATGCCGGAAATCAGCACGACCAGCAGCCAGAGCTTATACGGGTTCAGCACGTCCCACGGCGGCGAGCCATAGGAACGATTAGGCAACACCGGCAACACAATGGCTGTGATGACGGCGAATTTGAGCGTGGCGTAAACATCTTCTCGCGTCAGGTGGCGAACAAACCGGTGCATCTCCCACTTGAGCGAGAGCAGCACCGTGGTCACCACAGCGAGCGCAACGGCGATGGCCACGTGGCCGTGATAACAGAGCGCGCCACACAGGAACGTAATCAGCGCCGAAACTTCTGTCGTCAACCCGATCTCGCCACGGCGGCTGCCAACGACGTAGCCGGCCATCAGCAACGCGCCGATCACGCCCAGCGCGATCATGAATATGACCGGCGCCTTCCAGGTGTCGGCGCTGAGCGCCGCCGCGCAGCCTGCTAGCGCAATCAGCGTGAACGTGCGCACACCGGCTGACATCTCATGCTCAGACCGCTCCCTTGAATACTGGCGCTGCAATCCGATCAGCAGTCCGATGAACAACGCCACACCAAACCGGTAAAATAATTCAATCTGACTCACGGCCTCGCGCTCAATCTCAAGCAATTTGCTAAAAGGGGCCTGTGCTGGACGATTCACGAACCTGCTCCCGCCAATCCAGCGGCCAGCTTCGCGTCTCTTCCCGCAGCATACCGATCAACGCAATGGCAATCGAAACCACGACAGGTCCGATGAACAACCCCAACAACCCAAAGGCTTGAACACCACCCAGCAACGAGAAAAACACCATCA containing:
- a CDS encoding MgtC/SapB family protein — translated: MNRPAQAPFSKLLEIEREAVSQIELFYRFGVALFIGLLIGLQRQYSRERSEHEMSAGVRTFTLIALAGCAAALSADTWKAPVIFMIALGVIGALLMAGYVVGSRRGEIGLTTEVSALITFLCGALCYHGHVAIAVALAVVTTVLLSLKWEMHRFVRHLTREDVYATLKFAVITAIVLPVLPNRSYGSPPWDVLNPYKLWLLVVLISGISFLGYVLIKWVGPRRGLSLTGLLGGLVSSTAVTLSLTQRSQKEKDFAQSFAIAILLSWIMMFARVMVIVTILNRAVLGALWQPMTAAAAAGLGYAGYLYWTHRQPNEGVVIYSNPFELRPALTFAALYALILLVAHTAQIHLGDVGVYLSSIVAGMADVDAITLSMTELSRQPTGLSVLTAAQAIVLATMSNTIVKSGLVTAAGAATLRRAMAPGIALIILAGLGVAFLAR